One segment of Anomalospiza imberbis isolate Cuckoo-Finch-1a 21T00152 chromosome 2, ASM3175350v1, whole genome shotgun sequence DNA contains the following:
- the C2H3orf52 gene encoding TPA-induced transmembrane protein isoform X1 codes for MSWLHAHFRDRGPRRGPSSETEAMKRQSCAQEHEIIELQEHNVEESETDRDKPLNAQTRKERDPWKSCRNVVFWKCKLWMVISMIFLVIFLVILISLILYSNIYTDEDDYWDPDELLSNGNFHNFSGTLELMCGLPYFSSKDITKRLTEVYSSSPALGRYFRSAQVISFSNETSTVIYQLVFSVPPSTEGFMENSMNPDFIRNILRQNIYDENTLNPGTSECDRLKLNPTSLT; via the exons ATGAGTTGGCTCCACGCTCACTTCAGAGACAGAGGTCCTCGCAGAGGACCCTCTTCAGAGACAGAAGCAATGaaaaggcagagctgtgctcaggAGCATGAGATTATTGAATTACAGGAACATAATGTGGAGGAAAGTGAGACTGATCGTGACAAGCCTCTAAATGCTCAAACAAGAAAG GAAAGAGATCCCTGGAAATCATGCAGGAATGTAGTTTTCTGGAAGTGTAAACTATGGATGGTTATATCTATGATATTTCTAGTGATCTTCCTGGTCATTCTTATCAGCCTAATTCTTTATTCTA ATATTTACACAGATGAGGATGACTACTGGGATCCTGATGAATTACTAAGCAATGGAAATTTTCACAATTTTTCAGGAACATTGGAGTTAATGTGTGGTCTCCCATACTTCTCCTCCAAGGACATTACTAAGAGG cTAACAGAGGTCTATAGCTCTTCTCCAGCTTTAGGACGTTACTTTAGGTCAGCTCAGGTGATTTCTTTCAG TAATGAAACCTCCACTGTAATTTATCAGCTAGTGTTTTCTGTACCACCATCAACAGAGGGATTTATGGAAAACAGTATGAACCCAGATTTTATAAGGAACATTTTACGTCAAAATATTTATGATGAAAATACTCTTAATCCTGGGACATCTGAATGTGACAGGTTAAAGCTCAACCCAACTTCTCTCACAT
- the C2H3orf52 gene encoding TPA-induced transmembrane protein isoform X2: MSWLHAHFRDRGPRRGPSSETEAMKRQSCAQEHEIIELQEHNVEESETDRDKPLNAQTRKERDPWKSCRNVVFWKCKLWMVISMIFLVIFLVILISLILYSRTLELMCGLPYFSSKDITKRLTEVYSSSPALGRYFRSAQVISFSNETSTVIYQLVFSVPPSTEGFMENSMNPDFIRNILRQNIYDENTLNPGTSECDRLKLNPTSLT; encoded by the exons ATGAGTTGGCTCCACGCTCACTTCAGAGACAGAGGTCCTCGCAGAGGACCCTCTTCAGAGACAGAAGCAATGaaaaggcagagctgtgctcaggAGCATGAGATTATTGAATTACAGGAACATAATGTGGAGGAAAGTGAGACTGATCGTGACAAGCCTCTAAATGCTCAAACAAGAAAG GAAAGAGATCCCTGGAAATCATGCAGGAATGTAGTTTTCTGGAAGTGTAAACTATGGATGGTTATATCTATGATATTTCTAGTGATCTTCCTGGTCATTCTTATCAGCCTAATTCTTTATTCTA GAACATTGGAGTTAATGTGTGGTCTCCCATACTTCTCCTCCAAGGACATTACTAAGAGG cTAACAGAGGTCTATAGCTCTTCTCCAGCTTTAGGACGTTACTTTAGGTCAGCTCAGGTGATTTCTTTCAG TAATGAAACCTCCACTGTAATTTATCAGCTAGTGTTTTCTGTACCACCATCAACAGAGGGATTTATGGAAAACAGTATGAACCCAGATTTTATAAGGAACATTTTACGTCAAAATATTTATGATGAAAATACTCTTAATCCTGGGACATCTGAATGTGACAGGTTAAAGCTCAACCCAACTTCTCTCACAT